The Arachis ipaensis cultivar K30076 chromosome B03, Araip1.1, whole genome shotgun sequence region atgTTAAAATCGATTTGAACAAATATAATCTAATATGAgatcaaatttatccttgaactacCTTCTTTATTATCATAACAAAAAAACCTATTAGAGaaaactgtttttgttaaaatttatctaaaatagaaaaagaaatataaacaatgaaaaaaaaatctacaatttaaaattaaaatatttaccatcaagaaagaaaatgaagagaAACTTTTAGTAAACAACTCAAACGTTAACGTGACAATAAATTGaatctaataatatatatttgaattaattaaattaaattattgatataataaattaattataattatttagtactgttaaataaataaataaaaaacacttTTAAGAATAGGCCACatcatttttctaatttttctaaTTAGTTATAGGGTGAGATAATGATAATTTACCGCGGGGTTAACCGTTGTTGAACATTTAAGAGTGACTCTGATATATGCAAGCATTTTCCTCAAGAATGGAACAACATGACATGTTTACGCGACCAGACATGTTATTTTAGTAGATTCCACTTATGACTTAAATAATGCAACGTTTTCCCTAATTTCTAGGACAAAAATAAAACGTGACAATGTTTGACGTGACCGATCACAACCCTGTAATTTTGTTTCTGTTTGACCCCTCTATTCTTAGCATGGAACGTTTAGAAGGTAGTTTCGGAGAAGCTACAACATTCCAAGAAGATGGTTCAAAGATAAATATGGTGAATGTTTATCTGCCATCTAGATGTCAAAACAGATGCAATAAAACTTTGCTTCTACATCATACATTCATACGTTGGTCATCTAGATAAGAGTTCTcttataaaaaaaggaaaaaaagaaaaagtaataaTAGCCCTCTCAAGTTGTGTCCCTCTAGATAATAGCTAATTTTCTTAGTATCTTAGTTATGTCAATCCCCTTTTTTAGCAGTAAATATAACTATGTGGCAAAGTGGCATGGTCCATTGCCATTTCGGAGAGATTACAACTAGTTGATGTGGCAAAGCCAAATGGTTAAGACTACTTTTTGAGGTCAGAGATTCTTTGTCCTCACTGGCTCCTCGTTCTTGTAACAGAAAATCGTTAACTTACACTCACTTTCTAATAGGCCTCTCTCTTTGACAATCTTTTATTCATCTCCTGATTTTCCTTTTCTCGACCCAATTTTTTCTTTCGTGGGTCGTAAGATATCAGAAAAGGAGGATCAGGAGCAGCGTAACCTTTACTATCATCATATTCAGCACACTTTATTAGGTAAGCAAGAATTTGTTCGTCATTTTAGGTTCATAGTTTTTCATTTATTGTTTTATGAAAGTTGGTTCTGTTGTTATATCAGACGATTTGGATTCATTTAAGTTCTGTAATAACAATTTCTGGAGGTAACAAAGATGAAACCTGGTCTTCTACTTTTCtgaatgttttatttatttatcaatttTCAGTTACTTGAGGGTCAAGTCCAGCCCCAAGGCATTAAAAAGGTCAAAGAGAAGCAGGTAAACCAGCTAATACAGATTCTgttaaacgaaaaaaaaaaaaatttaccaatGTTTGTTGATGGATTGGGTCAAGATTGTGCAGCTAGAGCATTATTGAGGGACATTGGTATGTTCATTTTGAAATACATGGCCCGTGTTTATGGGGCTTTATTTAGAAACAATTCTGTTCCCTAATCTCCGTGTATAAGATTTTGTTACACCCTGACATACTTTAGACAAGATCAAAAAAGCAATATGCTTTGTGGGTCATCCTGAACACTCATGAAATTATTTGCATTCCTTGGATCTCAAGTCACATGCTCTAGCTTCTCAACTTAtgtttcttttcttatctttgaTGGACTTTCCTCTTTTGATTCAAGGATATTTATTGCAGGCTGGGAATGGAGTCCTTAAACCGAACCATGACGACAATGGAGAAACCACCGATTCCCAGCTCATCATCAGCAGATTGCAAACCACTAACCACGTTCGTTCAAACAAACACAGACGCGTTCAGGGAAGTAGTGCAGCGACTGACGGGTCCATCATCTATGGCGGGAGAAGGCATGGCATCAAAAGAAGGAGGATGCACGAAGAAGAACTCGAGCAAGCTCCATGAGAGAAGGAAATACATGAAGCCAAAGGTTGAGATTGTTAAGAGTAGTAGTTTGCATTGTAAATCAGGGGCGTGTTCGCCTTCGGTTTCAAGAAGCTCTAGCTACCCTGCTAGTCCTGTTTCAGGGAGCTTCCCGGCAAGCCCTCTCACACCTTCAACGATCTTCTCCAAGTTGAGCATTCTAGAAGATGACAAGAAAGATGATCTTGATTTAGACCTTAATATTGCAGTGCCGTCTGAGACGAAGATGATAAGCACAGAGgaacaagaagaagatgaagaagaagaagaagagagagctATCAGAGAGAGGCGATTTTATTTGCATCCATCGCCTCGTCCCAAACCTGGATTTTCTGAACCTGAACTTCTGCCTTTGTTTCCCATGGCATCCACTGAGAAAGTGTAGTCTTCATCGTCGTCATCATTTGTAACTATATTATTGTTATGTATCTCTTAGCATATGCTTCAAATTACAGACATACATGGTATATATGCAACGCATTTGTAATATCAAATATTCCTCCTTCTGTTATTCTTTTCTCTGCTAATTTAAGCTACGAGAGCTTTTTTTTCTCTCCTACTTAAGGAAATTTTTATAATGtcacttatttttttataaattcttaCAAATATACAAATATACAATGCAAAAAATGAAAAcgtcattattattttttcttattaaatCCAAATTCTTATTTTGTTCAGATAATTCNNNNNNNNNNNNNNNNNNNNNNNNNNNNNNNNNNNNNNNNNNNNNNNNNNNNNNNNNNNNNNNNNNNNNNNNNNNNNNNNNNNNNNNNNNNNNNNNNNNNNNATGGTGCGTTTTCTGATGGTCATCTTTGTTCCATAGCTATAGTGACTACAAATAACTAACAAATCACAATAAAATACGTGAAAGATAAAATGTTTGTTGACCATAATTTTGACCAGtacaataaatttttttctttttttttttttgtcttaactTCTTAGCATCAAcgaaataataattaatatactAACAAAGAAGAAATGGGATTGGAACAAGGAAAAACGTCATCTAATCATATAATTCCTCTTCTTGGATTCACTCTGGCTACTAGATTTGGTTTGCCGCTACAAGTAATAGCCTCAAGTTGGTGAGAGATATCTTCTTCTACCTGGAGTTACATGGAACCGAATGCGATCTTTGTTTCGACGGGGCTTCTTGTTACAGTCCAGCAATCGGTATCCATGGCCATCGCCACCCATCTGCCTCCGCGCCTCTTCCTTGATGAGATTGCTTCCTTCGTTCCCTGCGATAATCGGAGGCTCTATTTTCATTTACCCAATACCCaaatttcccttttttttttgccattgttGCCTCCATCATCTTGTACCACATACCACCATTGCTCCGTTAGCTCTTCTCACTTTTCGTTAGCTCTGACATGAAAGTGGAATGCTAGGGGCtagcaattttggtgttttgtaaccatcaattggccatcaatagtatttttaatggtgtgagattacatctaatggtggaaaatcactcacttttgttttaATGGTTAAATActggccagaaaacacaaaaattattggTCCCCAGACTTTTTCGACATAAAATTTGTCTTATCCATGTATTTAGGTGAAATACATTCCCTCAATTAGTTATGAGCATGATTTGAACctaattcaaattttaatctaACTTTTTTTTATTGTCAAATATCACTTCTTTATTTATTAGTCAATTTATAGTCACATATAGTCACCATTAACTTAGCCACCATAGACNNNNNNNNNNNNNNNNNNNNNNNNNNNNGTATTGTTAAGTATATTTTATAACATTAAGCATCTCTTGTTCGGCACGAAACCAATATTCCCTATCCCTATTCTTGCTTATTCGGGACCGGGACCCCACTCTAAACGATCCCTCTCTCTCACATACGTCTTATATATGGAACAAGACATTGTCAGTGTAggtttttctttgaataaatgaAATTGTTTCTTACATCGTTAACTCACCTTCTTTCCGGAATTTGACACTGGGGGAGAATTCATTTCTCATATTATGTTTTACAAGTTATAATTGAATACTTATATGTTCACACTTGCACCATATATCTATGACTCTTATCTTCTTCTTATGGCTTCAGAAATGCATATTCATGCTTTTCTTTCCTTAACTTGAGATGCACATCCTATCACAGGGAACTACTTCCCAACTCTTTTCTTCAATAACACAGTAACTGAGAACTACTTCCCAACTCTTTTCTTCAATAACACAGTAACTGAGCTAGTGCTTAATCTGGAAGTTGCTCCTAGAAGCATGGTTGACCAACAAAGGATGATGGATTTGGTTTGCAGCATTGTTAATCATCTAGTTATTATTAAGAAAACTCTGCATGCATGTTGTTTTTGCTGCAGGCTTATTATCGATGTGCCTTTAATTGGTCATCGCCTTTCTGTCTTCCGTGATGGTAAGATGAGATGAGATGAATTAATTTTGCTATCTATCTCCACTATACTACTGCTACATGCATCAGTTTATTCATCTTTTGTGCTTTGCTGCCTTGCAGACCTTAATATCTTTCTCATATATCTATACCACAAGTAGTGGATGTGGAGAAGAGGATCATCAACCCGTGGAGCAACAAGAGAAGAAAATTAACTGACctactttaatttctttttttttcttaatgcTATCTCCCTCCCCCAGGAcagaattttctttttctctctttttaatttgCTCGGAACTGAAGTGCGAGAGAATGAATAGTATTTCAAAGATTAGCTGAAATCGATGTGATTTGGATCTAAATGTGATGTCCAGATTTTTTTCTGGTGAAAGTTTTAATATCTTTTTCAACGACACAAAGCCGTCCAAAGTCTTTGATGGTGAATGGGAGTTGGTATCTAAAAGAGACTTTGATGCTTAAATTAACAAAGAATTTTAGCCAAATTTTATAAATTAGGATTGAGAAATATCTGTGTGTGATTGAGTATTTATACAGTAAGAGTGATAGCCTTACTATCATTCTATCATTTATCCACTTATAAGGAtgggtgatttttttttttttttaggggTTGTTNNNNNNNNNNNNNNNNNNNNNNNNNNNNNNNNNNNNNNNNNNNNNNNNNNNNNNNNNNNNNNNNNNNNNNNNNNNNNNNNNNNNNNNNNNNNNNNNNNNNNNNNNNNNNNNNNNNNNNNNNNNNNNNNNNNNNNNNNNNNNNNNNNNNNNNNNNNNNNNNNNNNNNNNNNNNNNNNNNNNNNNNNNNNNNNNNNNNNNNNNNNNNNNNNNNNNNNNNNNNNNNNNNNNNNNNNNNNNNNNNNNNNNNNNNNNNNNNNNNNNNNNNNNNNNNNNNNNNNNNNNNNNNNNNNNNNNNNNNNNNNNNNNNNNNNNNNNNNNNNNNNNNNNNNNNNNNNNNNNNNNNNNNNNNNNNNNNNNNNNNNNNNNNNNNNNNNNNNNNNNNNNNNNNNNNNNNNNNNNNNNNNNNNNNNNNNNNNNNNNNNNNNNNNNNNNNNNNNNNNNNNNNNNNNNNNNNNNNNNNNNNNNNNNNNNNNNNNNNNNNNNNNNNNNNNNNNNNNNNNNNNNNNNNNNNNNNNNNNNNNNNNNNNNNNNNNNNNNNNNNNNNNNNNNNNNNNNNNNNNNNNNNNNNNNNNNNNNNNNNNNNNNNNNNNNNNNNNNNNNNNNNNNNNNNNNNNNNNNNNNNNNNNNNNNNNNNNNNNNNNNNNNNNNNNNNNNNNNNNNNNNNNNNNNNNNNNNNNNNNNNNNNNNNNNNNNNNNNNNNNNNNNNNNNNNNNNNNNNNNNNNNNNNNNNNNNNNNNNNNNNNNNNNNNNNNNNNNNNNNNNNNNNNNNNNNNNNNNNNNNNNNNNNNNNNNNNNNNNNNNNNNNNNNNNNNNNNNNNNNNNNNNNNNNNNNNNNNNNNNNNNNNNNNNNNNNNNNNNNNNNNNNNNNNNNNNNNNNNNNNNNNNNNNNNNNNNNNNNNNNNNNNNNNNNNNNNNNNNNNNNNNNNNNNNNNNNNNNNNNNNNNNNNNNNNNNNNNNNNNNNNNNNNNNNNNNNNNNNNNNNNNNNNNNNNNNNNNNNNNNNNNNNNNNNNNNNNNNNNNNNNNNNNNNNNNNNNNNNNNNNNNNNNNNNNNNNNNNNNNNNNNNNNNNNNNNNNNNNNNNNNNNNNNNNNNNNNNNNNNNNNNNNNNNNNNNNNNNNNNNNNNNNNNNNNNNNNNNNNNNNNNNNNNNNNNNNNNNNNNNNNNNNNNNNNNNNNNNNNNNNNNNNNNNNNNNNNNNNNNNNNNNNNNNNNNNNNNNNNNNNNNNNNNNNNNNNNNNNNNNNNNNNNNNNNNNNNNNNNNNNNNNNNNNNNNNNNNNNNNNNNNNNNNNNNNNNNNNNNNNNNNNNNNNNNNNNNNNNNNNNNNNNNNNNNNNNNNNNNNNNNNNNNNNNNNNNNNNNNNNNNNNNNNNNNNNNNNNNNNNNNNNNNNNNNNNNNNNNNNNNNNNNNNNNNNNNNNNNNNNNNNNNNNNNNNNNNNNNNNNNNNNNNNNNNNNNNNNNNNNNNNNNNNNNNNNNNNNNNNNNNNNNNNNNNNNNNNNNNNNNNNNNNNNNNNNNNNNNNNNNNNNNNNNNNNNNNNNNNNNNNNNNNNNNNNNNNNNNNNNNNNNNNNNNNNNNNNNNNNNNNNNNNNNNNNNNNNNNNNNNNNNNNNNNNNNNNNNNNNNNNNNNNNNNNNNNNNNNNNNNNNNNNNNNNNNNNNNNNNNNNNNNNNNNNNNNNNNNNNNNNNNNNNNNNNNNNNNNNNNNNNNNNNNNNNNNNNNNNNNNNNNNNNNNNNNNNNNNNNNNNNNNNNNNNNNNNNNNNNNNNNNNNNNNNNNNNNNNNNNNNNNNNNNNNNNNNNNNNNNNNNNNNNNNNNNNNNNNNNNNNNNNNNNNNNNNNNNNNNNNNNNNNNNNNNNNNNNNNNNNNNNNNNNNNNNNNNNNNNNNNNNNNNNNNNNNNNNNNNNNNNNNNNNNNNNNNNNNNNNNNNNNNNNNNNNNNNNNNNNNNNNNNNNNNNNNNNNNNNNNNNNNNNNNNNNNNNNNNNNNNNNNNNNNNNNNNNNNNNNNNNNNNNNNNNNNNNNNNNNNNNNNNNNNNNNNNNNNNNNNNNNNNNNNNNNNNNNNNNNNNNNNNNNNNNNNNNNNNNNNNNNNNNNNNNNNNNNNNNNNNNNNNNNNNNNNNNNNNNNNNNNNNNNNNNNNNNNNNNNNNNNNNNNNNNNNNNNNNNNNNNNNNNNNNNNNNNNNNNNNNNNNNNNNNNNNNNNNNNNNNNNNNNNNNNNNNNNNNNNNNNNNNNNNNNNNNNNNNNNNNNNNNNNNNNNNNNNNNNNNNNNNNNNNNNNNNNNNNNNNNNNNNNNNNNNNNNNNNNNNNNNNNNNNNNNNNNNNNNNNNNNNNNNNNNNNNNNNNNNNNNNNNNNNNNNNNNNNNNNNNNNNNNNNNNNNNNNNNNNNNNNNNNNNNNNNNNNNNNNNNNNNNNNNNNNNNNNNNNNNNNNNNNNNNNNNNNNNNNNNNNNNNNNNNNNNNNNNNNNNNNNNNNNNNNNNNNNNNNNNNNNNNNNNNNNNNNNNNNNNNNNNNNNNNNNNNNNNNNNNNNNNNNNNNNNNNNNNNNNNNNNNNNNNNNNNNNNNNNNNNNNNNNNNNNNNNNNNNNNNNNNNNNNNNNNNNNNNNNNNNNNNNNNNNNNNNNNNNNNNNNNNNNNNNNNNNNNNNNNNNNNNNNNNNNNNNTCCTATATTTGAAATAGTGGGCAAATTTATTTGGATGCATGTTAGTGCAGTTAAGAAGTTAAGATTCTATATGTAAATCGAGCCTATAAAGTCAGGTATAGGTTGGTGTAGTGGATATAGACTCTTGGGTCTTATTCATTTTGGGCCTTACTTTGATACTGAGTCAGGATATAAACAGTGCCCATACTTGAGGTCAAGTTTAGTTAAGTCGGACTATAGCAATTCTATGAGTAAGTTGTGTTGTCAGTTAGGTGCTTAAGTCTAACCACTTCGCAAGTCGGTTTTTCGACATGATTCTATCTGAGGAGGTCGGCTGACTCAACGTGATTTTATGTGAGGAGGTCGGCTGACACGACATTATTTTGATTGATGTGATGTTTCATATTTTGTCACTGTTCGCGTGCCTTTTTAGTTTTCTTGGTAACTGTGCATAACATTTAAAATaggattaaattataattttgccCTTATTTATAGTTATATAAACTTGAttccctcttcttctttttcttctttttcacttCATTTCCTTTGCACAAAAGCTCCCACTTCTCTTACAAAACTTTACATTCCCTAAAAATTACTTTCTCTCTGAAGCCTTTTTTGATATTGCTGTATTTTAGGATTGTGTTTTGTTGTGTAATTCTCTATCATTAATTCTTCATCAAGGttagcattttttttcttttttttttttcattagttCTTTTTCCTACTTGTTGGTTACTATTCTTGCCATGCTATCTGTGTTCATATGAGAATGTCGCtttttatttactctttttttttctgataATGTAGTTTCATAAAAGCATCATTTTTagtattttgatattttttattgaatCTTGTTATGGTGTGCATAGTTTTATGGTTAGTCTTGTTCCTAAATGGCGCTACCATCACCGTTGAGGATGACGTCCCTCAAAATCCTACAAGCCTAGGTCATGTTTTGGCCCCTGTTTTTATTTAGAAATGGCAATTATTGTTTGTATACTTTGTTGAAAAAGAACCACTCTACTGTTATTTGCTTTACCCGACTTTTATTGTTTCACATggctagttatttttattttgtaagtaTACAACCTATATGTCTCGATCTGTAGTCTAAATAATACCTTCCAAATTTTGAAACAGTCTAGATTGTATAGATAGTATAGTTTTAGCAGTCGTGTCGGTTATGAATAGGGAAATCCTATAAAACTTCCAACTTAAGTACCCCATTTGTAAGAAACAAGAGGATGAATAGAATTACGTTCTAGTAGCCTCTGATCTTGAAGAAAAAATCTATTATGCTCAATTTAAGAAATCAGAGCCACATTTTCTTTTTATGTATGAGTGCCTTTTCTTAGGCTAGGTGTAAAaactttttttattgattttgaacAAGATGTATTGTTAACTTCCCGATGTGCTCCAATCTAACTTCATCCAAACTTTTAGGACTTTATGAAAATCCACCAATCAGTTAGTCATGAGCTCGACCTTCTCTAATccctcaaaatttttttttatttgtttcaacTGATCAAATCCTTTAGCTCAAAAAAATAATAGTGGGCTTCTTTTTGAGCTATTTAAGGTAAAAAAAGTTTTCTCTATTTTCGAAGAGTCCTTTCacgacttcaaaaattattactTCAAAATCCGACCTCGGGAGGGAGACTGACCTTTTTTTATGTTAATGAGAAATCCCAATATATGTTCTGTTTGTATTAGGAGGAGGAATCAAcagtattaaattataattttaaggaTCTTAATGAGGAGGAAGAACTGATCGTAACCTTCTTTCAAGAGTGTTAAGGTCGAGCTTTTAATCTCAACACCAAGAAATTTCTAGAAGCCAAACTGAGTTATATGCGAACCAAGTTAAGTAGATGACTTTATTTTATAGATAGCTTTTTGTATATAACACTTGAATTTATTAAGCCttgttttcttttacttttatgaAAATATAGTCAACAGCTCGAAGGCTTATAAAAAGCAAAAGCAAGCCAAGAAAAACTAAGCTATTTGCCAGGCTCAATAGGTAGAGGCCGAGAAGTCAGGCAACAGTATTCCTCCTCCTAAATCTGGTCTAACCTCCTTCAAGGCTAACAAATTTGCCCAATCCCCTCCGACTTCTTCTCCCCAGGTAATTCCCCCAGTTCCTCCTTTCTCTGAACCTCCAAAAGAAATAAACTCTGGTGTCTCTTGTAAACGCAAAACTCCTTGTCTACGACCAAAGGTTTAACATCATTAGCTTTAGTGAGGAGTTCATCTTACCGGATAGCACAATCAGTATGGATGATGCTAGCATATAAAAGAATTTAGAGGTGCTGGCTAGGGGTGGTATTTGAATAGCTAGGGTTTGTACCACTCTTGAAGAAACTCATGCAACTCTTCTCAACGCTACCCAAAAGAAGGTGACCAAACTTCGCCAAAAGATGGCAGACCTTGAAAAGAATAAAGCTAAATGGGTGATGGAGAGGGCCACAATGAAATCGGATGTAGCCTGACTTCGTGCCATGGTCAAAGAATCAGACAAAAAATGTCACATGGtggagaatttgaaaaagaagattgagGAGAGCTACCTTCGTGTCTTTAGGGAGAAGCTCGAGTTGGATGGGTAGCTCGAGGAGTTGAGGCAGAAGTATGAGGATTTAAAGGATTTTTCTGTCAATGGTCTGGACAAAACTATGGAGAAACCTTAAAGCCCACTTCAAAGTTTTGGCGCTCGACCTGGATATCTCGTTGATCGACCCTGACAAGGTCGTGATAAATGGTTAAATCATTTTTATTCCCGGTGATGACGAGACCGTCCAACCTGAAGATCCTAACACCTCTACTGCTGCTCCTGTTGAGGAACCTTCCCTACCTCCTAAAGACCAAGCTACTCCCCAAACTTagtttcttatcttttcttatattTGTTAAGTTGATAGCCTGAGTTGTGCACCTTCTTTGAACAATAGTTATGCTATAGATACTCTTGGCCTCCTTTTGGGcttgttaattttgatttttaccttttcaagttttgtgttactTTGCTTCCCTTATTATCTTATAATTTTCACATCATTTTTATAATAAGTTTCGCAATGCTAAGTTACTTTTGCGATTTATCTTTGTAGGATGTAGAACTCATTATTTCTGAAATGTTTAAAAACTTATTCTAATTTGCTTGTATAACTACTATACAACAACTTGGATCTCATTGTTTCATCATGCTAACCATAAGAGGCCAGCCATGATTTTCACATTTTGTCAAGTATGAGTTGGTACAAATAAAGAAATAACACATGGAAGGAAATGTACtttattaattgaaataaattaTAAACTTACTATTGCTACGAGTTCTTAAATTTCAACGCCTAACTCTTTTTATGATGCATCGTTAAAACCTCCTCTAGAAAAATTCATTGGGAAAAATCATGAAGTCCGAAAAAAGAGTACACCAAGAAGCAAGATTTGCTTTCTAGTTATAATATATCTTCATGTTGCAAGCATGCCACGAGCTAGATAGCTCGTTCCCCTTCAaatcggacaccttgtagtaaccttttcccaAAACGTCAATGATCTTATAGGTCATTTTCTGTTTGCTGCTAGCTTTTCTTCACCCACCTCTGCAATTTGATATTATTTCTAATTAGAATGAGTTTTTTTATAGCAAAGTTTCATCTGATAACCCTTTGTTGTACCTCGTGTGGTGTAGGAGGTCGAATTCTTCTTTCATGCTTGGATATTGCTAATTTCATCATAGAATCTAACCCTTGGGCTTTCTTCATTTACTTCAATAGAGATCATAGCCTCTATACCATATGAAAGTTGGAAAGGGGACTCCCAAGTAGTTGATTGGGGAGTTGTCTGATATGGCCATATtacttgtggaagctcttctgcctttgctctttttgcttctttaaGTCTTCTCTTTAGCTTAGGCAAAATGACCTTATTTGTGACTTCTGCTTGGCTATTTGTAAGAACCCGTGTTTTCACGTAAAacctttttaataaaataattttagtgcccagaatagattcaaaatttagaagttttaatttgaaaataaaaatgtgaaatttgatttcagtgaatttttctgagttggaaaatgtatttctttcggaaagtttttgtaaaaatgcgtactagTGTTTAAGCTGGCAGTACTGGCTCTAGACTGTACAGTACCGcatatttagtaaaataatattttgaaaattgatttattattttgaaaggagaaaaataatttagaatcgaaaaccggacactaatcttaaagattttggcccaaagtgggccaaacggaccaaaaacgctaacggattggaccggaCCCAAACCGGATctaaggtccaacatatataaactcTTTTAATGAGCTTTGAGCTCATTTTCCAGCCCTAACAAAGAGAGGGGCGCTGGTGTTGAGAGAGGAGAGGAGAAAGAAGAACACTATTTACCTACTCCTTTAAAgttccataacttttgatctggagttccaattgacgagccgtttgtggccacacgAAGCTCTTA contains the following coding sequences:
- the LOC107634604 gene encoding VQ motif-containing protein 31-like, whose product is MESLNRTMTTMEKPPIPSSSSADCKPLTTFVQTNTDAFREVVQRLTGPSSMAGEGMASKEGGCTKKNSSKLHERRKYMKPKVEIVKSSSLHCKSGACSPSVSRSSSYPASPVSGSFPASPLTPSTIFSKLSILEDDKKDDLDLDLNIAVPSETKMISTEEQEEDEEEEEERAIRERRFYLHPSPRPKPGFSEPELLPLFPMASTEKV